A region of Gracilinanus agilis isolate LMUSP501 chromosome 3, AgileGrace, whole genome shotgun sequence DNA encodes the following proteins:
- the OSGEPL1 gene encoding probable tRNA N6-adenosine threonylcarbamoyltransferase, mitochondrial isoform X1, with protein MLTLNKTLGMPFRLSKWQIPGFLRSFTFHPGKQFLHKLVLGIETSCDDTAAAVVDESGNILGEAIHSQTEVHLETGGIIPSVAQRLHRENIEQIVKETLSASGVTPNELSAIATTVKPGLALSLGVGVAYSLQLVNQYKKPFIPIHHMEAHALTIRLTNKVDFPFLVLLVSGGHCLLAVVQGVSDFLLLGKSLDIAPGDMLDKVARRLSLIKHPAYSAMSGGKAIEHLAKQGNRSCFDFRHPLHYCKNCDFSFCGLQTAVDKIITQKEKEEGIEKGQILSCAADIAASVQHTVASHIAKRTHRAILFCQQRGFLTPSNAILVVSGGVASNLYIRRSLEIVTKATNCILLCPPLRLCTDNGIMIAWNGIERLCAGLGILYNTEGLRYEPKCPLGVDISKQVGEAAIKVPNLKI; from the exons ATGCTGACATTGAATAAGACATTGGGAATGCCTTTTAGGTTGTCCAAATGGCAAATACCTGGATTTTTAAGAAGCTTTACTTTTCATCCTGGGAAACAATTTCTTCATAAACTAGTATTAGGAATTGAAACCAGTTGTGATGATACAGCAGCTGCTGTGGTGGATGAAAGTGGTAACATCCTAGGAGAAGCAATACACTCCCAAACTGAAGTTCACTTAGA AACAGGTGGGATTATACCTTCAGTTGCACAGCGACTTCACAGAGAAAACATTGAACAAATAGTGAAAGAAACACTTTCTGCCAGTGGAGTCACTCCAAATGAACTCTCAGCAATTGCAACTACTGTAAAACCAGGACTTGCTTTAAGCTTGGGTGTAGGTGTGGCATATAGTTTACAACTGGTAAACCAATATAAGAAGCCTTTCATTCCTATCCATCACATGGAAGCACACGCACTTactattagattaaccaataaaGTAGATTTTCCTTTCTTAGTTCTTTTGGTCTCTGGAGGTCACTGTTTACTGGCAGTAGTTCAAGgtgtttcagattttcttctgcTTGGAAAATCATTAGACATAGCTCCAGGTGACATGCTTGACAAG GTAGCAAGAAGACTTTCTTTAATAAAACACCCAGCGTACTCTGCCATGAGTGGTGGCAAGGCTATTGAACATTTAGCCAAACAAGGAAATAGATCATGTTTTGATTTCCGACATCCCCTACATTACTGTAAaaattgtgatttttctttttgtggacTTCAGACTGCTGTTgacaaaataataacacaaaaggaaaaagaggaag GTATTGAGAAGGGGCAGATCTTGTCCTGTGCTGCTGACATTGCTGCTTCAGTACAGCACACAGTTGCAAGCCACATTGCCAAACGAACACATCGTGCTATTCTGTTTTGCCAGCAAAGAGGATTTCTAACACCTTCTAATGCAATATTG GTTGTATCTGGAGGTGTTGCAAGTAACTTATATATTCGAAGATCTTTGGAAATTGTAACAAAAGCaacaaattgtattttattatgtCCTCCTCTCAGACTTTGCACCGATAATGGGATTATGATTGCATG GAATGGTATTGAGAGATTATGTGCAGGACTGGGCATATTATACAACACAGAAGGTCTCCGATATGAACCAAA ATGTCCTCTTGGAGTTGATATATCAAAACAAGTTGGAGAAGCTGCTATAAAAGTACCAAATTTGAAGATTTGA
- the OSGEPL1 gene encoding probable tRNA N6-adenosine threonylcarbamoyltransferase, mitochondrial isoform X2 encodes MLTLNKTLGMPFRLSKWQIPGFLRSFTFHPGKQFLHKLVLGIETSCDDTAAAVVDESGNILGEAIHSQTEVHLETGGIIPSVAQRLHRENIEQIVKETLSASGVTPNELSAIATTVKPGLALSLGVGVAYSLQLVNQYKKPFIPIHHMEAHALTIRLTNKVDFPFLVLLVSGGHCLLAVVQGVSDFLLLGKSLDIAPGDMLDKTAVDKIITQKEKEEGIEKGQILSCAADIAASVQHTVASHIAKRTHRAILFCQQRGFLTPSNAILVVSGGVASNLYIRRSLEIVTKATNCILLCPPLRLCTDNGIMIAWNGIERLCAGLGILYNTEGLRYEPKCPLGVDISKQVGEAAIKVPNLKI; translated from the exons ATGCTGACATTGAATAAGACATTGGGAATGCCTTTTAGGTTGTCCAAATGGCAAATACCTGGATTTTTAAGAAGCTTTACTTTTCATCCTGGGAAACAATTTCTTCATAAACTAGTATTAGGAATTGAAACCAGTTGTGATGATACAGCAGCTGCTGTGGTGGATGAAAGTGGTAACATCCTAGGAGAAGCAATACACTCCCAAACTGAAGTTCACTTAGA AACAGGTGGGATTATACCTTCAGTTGCACAGCGACTTCACAGAGAAAACATTGAACAAATAGTGAAAGAAACACTTTCTGCCAGTGGAGTCACTCCAAATGAACTCTCAGCAATTGCAACTACTGTAAAACCAGGACTTGCTTTAAGCTTGGGTGTAGGTGTGGCATATAGTTTACAACTGGTAAACCAATATAAGAAGCCTTTCATTCCTATCCATCACATGGAAGCACACGCACTTactattagattaaccaataaaGTAGATTTTCCTTTCTTAGTTCTTTTGGTCTCTGGAGGTCACTGTTTACTGGCAGTAGTTCAAGgtgtttcagattttcttctgcTTGGAAAATCATTAGACATAGCTCCAGGTGACATGCTTGACAAG ACTGCTGTTgacaaaataataacacaaaaggaaaaagaggaag GTATTGAGAAGGGGCAGATCTTGTCCTGTGCTGCTGACATTGCTGCTTCAGTACAGCACACAGTTGCAAGCCACATTGCCAAACGAACACATCGTGCTATTCTGTTTTGCCAGCAAAGAGGATTTCTAACACCTTCTAATGCAATATTG GTTGTATCTGGAGGTGTTGCAAGTAACTTATATATTCGAAGATCTTTGGAAATTGTAACAAAAGCaacaaattgtattttattatgtCCTCCTCTCAGACTTTGCACCGATAATGGGATTATGATTGCATG GAATGGTATTGAGAGATTATGTGCAGGACTGGGCATATTATACAACACAGAAGGTCTCCGATATGAACCAAA ATGTCCTCTTGGAGTTGATATATCAAAACAAGTTGGAGAAGCTGCTATAAAAGTACCAAATTTGAAGATTTGA